Proteins from a genomic interval of Medicago truncatula cultivar Jemalong A17 chromosome 3, MtrunA17r5.0-ANR, whole genome shotgun sequence:
- the LOC25489178 gene encoding TLC domain-containing protein 4-B — translation MEISFSFGFLATQSKEAQWLLSVFSGIIFSLIVYQLTAAFSSRLFIGYRKLSSAGKVEWNNRGFSTFHAFFASFTSLYLLILSDLFKDDSQEKLVVNRTSTFSNSVLSFSTGYFLTDLAFIIWNFPALGGLEYVLHHGLSLFSIIQSLLSGQAHIYILMVLFTEGTTPFVNLRWYLDTAGLKSSKLYIWNGVALFFGWLVARIFLFMFLFTHMWTHFDEVKQVFPMGFYSLLVVPPVLSMMNLFWFWKIAKGMVKTLSKAKHSK, via the exons ATggaaatttctttttcttttggtttcttGGCTACTCAAAGCAAAGAAGCTCAATGGCTGCTGTCTGTGTTTTCTGGTATCATCTTCAGTCTTATT GTTTATCAATTGACTGCTGCTTTTAGTTCACGGTTATTCATCGGATACAGAAAATTGAGCAGTGCTGGGAAAGTTGAATGGAATAACCG GGGATTCTCAACATTCCATGCATTTTTTGCATCCTTCACTTCACTTTACCTCTTGATCTTATCAGATCTATTCAAAGATGATTCACAAGAAAAACTTGTTGTTAACAGAACTTCTACTTTCTCAAATTCAGTATTGTCG TTCTCTACAGGTTATTTTCTAACAGATCTGGCTTTTATTATTTGGAATTTTCCAGCTTTGGGAGGTCTGGAATAT GTTCTACACCACGGGCTGTCGTTGTTTTCAATTATCCAATCTTTGCTAAGTGGTCAAGCACATATCTACATATTAATGGTTCTTTTCACCGAGGGCACAACTCCTTTTGTAAATCTAAGATG GTACTTGGACACCGCCGGTCTTAAGAGCTCAAAACTTTACATCTGGAATGGTGTTGCATTGTTCTTCGGGTGGTTG GTAGCAAGGATTTTCTTGTTCATGTTCTTGTTTACACACATGTGGACCCATTTTGATGAG GTGAAGCAGGTCTTCCCAATGGGTTTCTACAGTTTGCTGGTGGTGCCTCCTGTGTTGTCAATGATGAATTTATTTTGGTTCTGGAAGATTGCCAAGGGTATGGTCAAAACTCTTTCAAAAGCAAAACATAGCAAGTGA
- the LOC25489176 gene encoding calcium uniporter protein 5, mitochondrial — translation MWGRWCCSSGAGFRSFTKRVSSIVNLTHGFDEKVQSFGSPLLGLRSVVTVTHGGGGDRRGKGFGYFSVMLNQMKRGLSSSSSSSSNVVGDGGNGNNNERENTISSSEAKKLMRLVNVETLKMELGMGGKEIISYFELLQACQSSGIARNQDEAAKFAKVLDDAGVVLLFRDKVYLHPDKVVDLIRRAVPLALTSDNDPMREELMKLQEKKKEIDLLAHKQVRRVLWSGLGFGVITVGLFFRLTFWEFSWDVMEPIAFFVTTTGLVTGYAYFLFTSRDPTYQDLLKRLFLRRQRKLCKKQNFDVERFMELQCKCKTHLHSRSVLKNSIGVDLDLEDALHRD, via the exons ATGTGGGGTAGGTGGTGTTGTTCTTCTGGTGCAGGTTTTAGATCATTCACAAAAAGGGTTTCTTCCATTGTTAATCTAACACATGGTTTTGATGAAAAGGTTCAATCTTTTGGTTCACCATTGTTAGGTTTAAGGAGTGTTGTTACAGTGACacatggtggtggtggtgatagAAGGGGAAAAGGGTTTGGATATTTTTCAGTTATGTTGAACCAAATGAAAAGGggtttatcatcatcatcttcttcttcttcaaatgtGGTTGGTGATGGTGGTAATGGTAATAataatgagagagaaaatacTATATCATCTTCTGAGGCTAAGAAGCTTATGAGATTGGTGAATGTTGAAACACTTAAGATGGAACTTGGTATGGGAGGGAAAGAAATTATTTCCTATTTTGAACTTCTTCAAGCTTGTCAGAGTAGTGGTATTGCTAGGAATCAAGATGAGGCTGCAAAATTTGCTAAGGTTCTTGATGATGCTGGGGTTGTTCTACTATTTAGGGATAAGGTTTATCTGCATCCTGATAAG GTGGTGGATTTGATTCGAAGAGCCGTTCCACTGGCACTGACTTCTGACAATGATCCTATGAGGGAGGAGTTAATGAAActacaagaaaagaaaaaggaaattgatTTGTTGGCACATAAACAGGTGCGACGCGTCCTTTGGTCTGGACTAGGATTTGGTGTAATCACTGTCGGCCTCTTCTTCCGGCTAACATTCTGGGAATTTTCATGGGACGTAATGGAACCTATTGCGTTTTTTGTTACCACAACCGGGTTAGTTACAGGCTACGCTTACTTTCTATTCACTTCAAGAGACCCTACTTATCAAGACTTGTTGAAGAGGCTTTTTCTTAGAAGGCAGAGGAAGCTTTGTAAGAAACAGAATTTTGATGTTGAGAGATTCATGGAGCTCCAGTGCAAGTGTAAAACACATCTACATTCTCGCAGTGTTTTGAAAAATAGTATAGGGGTTGATCTTGATCTTGAAGATGCTTTACATAGAGATTAA